A part of Candidatus Electrothrix aestuarii genomic DNA contains:
- a CDS encoding transposase yields MPRHPRFVLVGHPQHVIIRGNNREPIFYADEDYRFYLEKLQSACQKHNCDIHAYVLMTNHVHLLITPHKKDGISKAMQMTGRYYVQYFNHTYQRTGTLWEGRYKATLIDSEQYALTCYRYIELNPVRAEMVSHPAEYPWSSYRMNALGEYDSMITPHPLYQALAETREKRQKIYSALFAQHLDETSLKEIREATNKAWVLGSDYFKGKIAAKINRPMTPKQKGGDRKSEEYRQKTNRV; encoded by the coding sequence ATGCCACGCCACCCTCGTTTCGTTTTAGTCGGCCACCCCCAGCATGTGATTATACGCGGAAATAACCGGGAACCAATATTCTACGCGGACGAAGATTACCGGTTTTATCTGGAAAAGCTCCAGTCAGCCTGCCAAAAACACAACTGCGATATCCATGCCTATGTTCTGATGACCAATCATGTTCACCTCCTGATCACACCGCATAAAAAGGACGGCATCTCGAAAGCAATGCAAATGACCGGGCGCTACTATGTGCAATATTTCAATCACACCTATCAGCGCACAGGAACCTTATGGGAAGGTCGCTATAAAGCCACGCTCATCGACAGCGAACAATACGCCCTGACCTGTTACCGCTATATAGAACTGAATCCGGTACGGGCAGAGATGGTCAGTCATCCCGCCGAATATCCTTGGTCCAGTTACCGCATGAATGCCTTGGGAGAATATGATAGTATGATTACTCCCCATCCTCTTTATCAGGCCTTGGCAGAGACCAGGGAGAAAAGGCAAAAAATATACAGTGCCTTATTTGCTCAGCACCTGGATGAGACCTCACTGAAAGAAATTCGGGAGGCCACGAACAAGGCTTGGGTATTGGGAAGTGATTATTTTAAAGGAAAAATAGCAGCAAAAATCAATCGCCCAATGACTCCCAAACAGAAAGGTGGCGATAGAAAATCAGAGGAATACCGACAAAAAACCAATCGAGTCTGA